A region from the Palaemon carinicauda isolate YSFRI2023 chromosome 9, ASM3689809v2, whole genome shotgun sequence genome encodes:
- the LOC137647231 gene encoding uncharacterized protein, with amino-acid sequence MPERLDIQHEMMASSQPLSSEGGASLARDVHSPQRTRIPKVSHSNQYDRMKGNFHNSDLDVSAIDPDEISVTSVPEYDAFNRNGDVLFGHRNLGERSLDRLFPGLLTSERSKTKHMSENHARSNRDFIGSTKHVSQTDITGTMPTLVLSEDNAENSETFGLVANSTSPPISENFGTVEQLVQEQTPITDASMSFAEEIVEDTTPSSIPTTVEYEEYIPSDVQLRHNAHDTVVQYSELIVEIPVTTTTTDMPSTNEIASTSTGFVNELASTTDEPQEDITGITWPVTEDSPETFVAFTGENFESVEIGRKEKNEDATTLVTEEYLYSTVPISEETTSFLLPVTDDRDSKFNLKNHNPVASLILKTAGDDLLDMEETDERILPEVGNSKNFETVTVGFDENHTEITEDNNSVTEKAMDISEDRIFNDHTEESNVEDSTFEMSDIETTEVVLLEASMGVNHVTTESPLEPTSFDVKIKTIKDLQVDAIFDPSQVAKATSYEESSYSTATRSATVTTWVDPNSKNLVNQGSANLTDLREVINSGQNPKGDQENIRLLTDYLNGGHGMESIDNSFPITHVPFVDDKSSYSTTYYEATASNKDAGSKEEKLSTIELSSTENSDKLSTSRLNPESYESDTPRIPVLKFNIGEFETVNGTRVYLTDNGKTATQFIYEMPNMNRSSGTHLTPSVVIALSICCSLIVLISILTVSLWFCRRHKNRSKIYLSRDAARPRAFFTKPMNPALLPEETPDLADPMYLMEFQKPRPPIVLSDDPDCIIIDGQTVLKSETEGYEGGIENKGFVDIPLEEIKSANYTNICSTNDTCGHVPPKIGLKGDHECDSDSGIRVWSSTGSLYAVARDLSHCSLPPPPYSSSIGEESINLAVDTFSSLGSKPGLLYV; translated from the coding sequence ATGCCAGAAAGACTAGATATACAGCATGAAATGATGGCATCATCCCAGCCGCTTAGCTCTGAAGGTGGAGCTTCCTTGGCTAGAGATGTTCACAGTCCCCAAAGAACGCGCATCCCTAAGGTTTCTCATTCTAATCAGTATGATAGAATGAAAGGTAACTTCCATAATTCTGACCTAGATGTGAGTGCTATTGATCCTGATGAAATTTCTGTTACTTCAGTTCCGGAATATGATGCTTTTAATAGAAATGGAGATGTATTGTTTGGACACAGGAATCTAGGAGAAAGGTCATTAGATAGGCTATTTCCAGGGTTACTGACTTCTGAGAGAAGTAAGACAAAGCATATGTCTGAGAATCATGCTAGGAGCAATCGTGACTTTATAGGTAGCACTAAACATGTTAGCCAAACTGATATTACAGGTACAATGCCAACCCTGGTTTTATCTGAAGACAATGCAGAAAATTCTGAGACCTTTGGCCTAGTTGCTAATAGTACAAGTCCCCCAATCTCAGAAAATTTTGGAACAGTTGAACAGTTAGTGCAAGAACAGACACCAATTACAGATGCCTCTATGTCTTTTGCAGAAGAAATAGTAGAGGATACCACTCCCAGTTCTATTCCTACCACTGTTGAGTATGAAGAATATATTCCATCTGATGTCCAGTTAAGACACAATGCCCATGATACTGTTGTTCAATATTCTGAACTGATAGTGGAAATTCCTGTAACCACTACCACAACTGATATGCCTAGCACAAATGAAATTGCTAGTACCAGCACTGGTTTTGTAAATGAATTGGCTAGTACCACTGATGAACCACAGGAAGACATCACTGGAATTACCTGGCCTGTAACAGAAGATTCTCCAGAAACTTTTGTAGCTTTTACAGGTGAAAATTTTGAATCTGTTGAAAttggtagaaaagaaaaaaatgaagacgCCACTACGCTTGTCACTGAAGAATACTTGTACTCCACCGTACCTATCTCTGAGGAAACCACAAGCTTCTTATTGCCAGTGACTGATGATAGGGATTCTAAATTTAATCTCAAGAACCATAACCCTGTTGCATCTCTTATTCTAAAGACTGCTGGAGATGATTTATTAGATATGGAAGAAACAGATGAAAGAATATTACCTGAAGTTGGAAATTCCAAAAATTTTGAAACTGTTACGGTGGGATTTGATGAGAATCATACTGAAATCACTGAAGATAATAATTCTGTCACAGAGAAAGCTATGGACATTTCTGAagacagaatatttaatgatcacACAGAGGAAAGCAATGTAGAGGATAGTACTTTTGAGATGAGTGATATTGAAACTACAGAAGTTGTATTATTGGAAGCATCTATGGGAGTCAATCATGTGACAACAGAAAGCCCTCTTGAACCCACAAGCTTTGATGTTAAGATAAAAACAATTAAAGATTTACAAGTGGATGCTATTTTTGATCCAAGTCAAGTTGCCAAAGCAACGAGCTATGAGGAGTCGTCATATTCTACTGCAACAAGGAGTGCCACAGTTACTACTTGGGTAGATCCAAACAGTAAGAACCTTGTTAATCAAGGTTCTGCTAACTTAACAGATCTGAGAGAAGTAATAAATTCAGGCCAAAACCCAAAAGGTGATCAAGAAAATATTAGATTGTTAACTGATTATCTTAATGGGGGTCATGGTATGGAAAGTATTGATAATAGTTTTCCAATCACACATGTTCCTTTTGTTGATGATAAGTCCTCTTACAGCACTACCTACTATGAAGCTACAGCATCTAATAAAGATGCCGGTTCTAAAGAAGAGAAACTAAGTACAATCGAGTTGAGCAGTACTGAAAATAGTGACAAACTTTCAACATCCCGGTTGAATCCAGAATCATATGAGAGTGATACTCCTCGAATTCCAGTTTTAAAGTTTAATATTGGTGAATTTGAAACCGTGAATGGAACCCGTGTGTACTTAACGGACAATGGGAAAACTGCAACTCAGTTCATATATGAAATGCCAAATATGAATAGAAGTTCTGGTACTCATTTAACTCCCTCAGTGGTCATTGCATTGTCCATTTGTTGTAGTCTTATTGTCCTCATCAGTATTCTTACGGTTTCTTTGTGGTTTTGCCGTAGACATAAGAATAGAAGTAAAATTTATTTGAGCCGTGATGCCGCAAGGCCTAGAGCCTTCTTTACAAAACCAATGAATCCTGCCCTTCTCCCTGAGGAAACTCCTGATTTAGCAGATCCTATGTATTTGATGGAGTTTCAGAAACCACGACCACCAATTGTTTTAAGTGATGACCCAGATTGCATTATTATTGATGGGCAAACAGTCTTGAAGTCAGAAACTGAAGGCTATGAGGGAGGTATTGAAAATAAGGGATTTGTTGATATACCATTAGAAGAAATAAAGTCTGCAAATTACACTAATATTTGTAGTACTAATGATACATGTGGTCATGTACCGCCTAAAATTGGCTTGAAAGGTGACCATGAATGTGATTCAGACTCTGGAATAAGAGTTTGGTCATCGACAGGTTCCCTTTATGCAGTCGCAAGAGATTTGAGTCATTGCTCCTTGCCTCCACCGCCATATTCATCGTCCATTGGCGAAGAGTCCATCAACCTTGCAGTTGACACATTTTCTTCATTAGGAAGTAAACCAGGGCTTTTATATGTTTAA